AAGTCTTGATCGAGACCAGGAAGTTCTGCTTGAGCCGCTCGTTCGCCTGCTTGAGCGAGTCGTTCGTCTGTTCGACGGCGGCCGTGCGTTCCTGGACCTTGCGCTCGAGGTCGGTGTTGAGTTCCTTCAGTTCATCGTTCTGCTGCTGCGTCAGTGTCTGCAGCCGCGTGTTTTCCGCCTGCAGGCGCTGACGGTCGAGCGCATCGCGAATGATCAGCGTGAGATCGTTGTCGTCCCACGGCTTGGCAATGTAGCGGTAGATCTCGCCGCGATTGATCGCGTCGATCGTCGAGGTGACGTCGGCATAGCCGGTGAGCAGCACGCGCGTCACCTGCGGCCAGCGGTTGCGCACGTGTTCGAGGAACTCGGCACCGTCCATTTCGGGCATGCGCATGTCGGAGATCACGAGGTCGATGCGCTCCCGCTCGAGAATCTCCAGGCCCGCCCTGCCACTCTCGGCAAGATGCACTTTGTAGCCGGACGGCCGCAGCAATCGCCGGAGCGAAGAAAGGATGCTTGCCTCGTCGTCGACGAGCAGCAGGCTCGGTGCGCTGTCAGTGATCTCGGTCATCGGCTTCGTTGGGTGTCTCGCCTCGCCGCAAGGCTTGCAAGGCTGGGCTGGAGCGCGATTATACCCCGTCGTCAAGCGCGCGAACCCGGGCCGCTGTCACGCTTTTGCCAGCACTGCGCGGCGAGGCGTTGCGGCTGTTCCGGTCGAACAAGTTGTCGTCTGTAGCTGTATGCGAATCACGGATCGCGGGACAATTCACTGGTTAGCCGGCGCAGGATGTTCGAAAAAAACGCCTTCGCCTGTCCCGCTCGTCACCGAGGTCCGCATCGTGAATTCCGCCGCAACGTTTCCGCTGCATGCGTCAGTGCCGGGCCGAATCCCCGGCAACAAGGCCATCTGGGTAGGCATCTACTGCGAAGTCACCGAGTTCGCCCTGATGTTCCTGGTATATTTCATCGCGCGCGCGCACCACCCCGGCAGCTTCAGTGGCGGCCCCGCGCAGTTGTCGCTGCTCGCCGGCACCGCCTATACCGTCGCGCTGTTGACCAGCGGGTACTGCGTCGCGCGTGCCCTCGTGGCGATGCGCGGGGCGCGCAGGCAGGCCTGCCTGCGCTGGCTCGCAGCGGCTTTCGTCATCGGCGCGATCTATCCGGTCGTCAAGTTTTTCGAAGTGCGCTGGAACCTCGCGAACGGGCTCGACGGCGATGCGGGCGTGTTCTTCGTGACTTACTACTACCTGACCTTCAACCACCTCGTCCACGTGTTCTGGGGGCTGCTCGGGTTGCTGTGGGTCATGGTGCGTACCGGCGCCGGCAGCTATACCGCCGAGGAACACGACGGGCTCGAAGCGTTCGCGTGCTATTGGCACACGACCGACATCATCTGGCTGATGATCTTCCCGCTGTTTTACATGCTGCGCTGACCGACGGAGCGAACGATGAGCGAAACGCGGAAACTCGATCTCGCCTGGATCACGCTGGTCCTGCTCAGCATCGGCAGCGCCGGCGTCGGCGGCGCAGCAGACCCCGATCTCGGCGTGACGGCGGTCATCGCCCTGGTGATGGGCGTCAAGGTGCGCATCGTCTGCACGTATTTCATGGAGCTGGACATGGCCTCACCCCGGATCCGCCGGTCGATGTACGCGTTCTGCTACGGCATGCCGGCATTGGTCGTGCTGACCAGTATTTTTGGCGACGTCATCGCACGACTAACTGCGGTGCTCGTGTAGCGCCGCGTTCGGCCTCGCGTTGTTCACGATGCCGGACGACGGCCCGCAGTGGGGTCGCTGTTTACGAGTTGGAGCGACTGTTCGAGCAGGATGCGGAGTGAGGCGCCGGCGACAATGACGCACCATGCCGCCGCCGTTACGCGTCGGGTCGTCTCAGATGCTCGAGGAAGGACGCCGCGTTGACGATCGGACAGATGAAGTCCGCCGCCACCGCATGCAGGTCGGCATCGCCCGTCACGAGCCAAGCCGCGTCGCCGGCAATCGCCAGCTCGAGAAAGGGCAGGTCATGCGCGTCACGACAGGCCGGCGTGCGCGGCGGCGGATCAAGGATGGTGACCGTCTCGCAGAACGGCAGATAATCGGCGAGCAGTTCTTCCTGCTCGCCGGCGCCCAGTTTGAACTTGGGGTAAGTCAGCACCCGCACGAGCTCGGCCGCGGTGACGCGCGAGACCAGCGGCAGGAAGTCCCCACGCTGCCACGCCCTTCGCAGCGCACCGGGAACCCCGCCGCCGAAAACCAGCGCGGACAGCACCACGTTGGTGTCGAGCACCGCGCGCGGCACGGCGGCCGCCGAGTCCCGCCCCTCGATCTGCCCCATCGTCACTGCTTGCCGCGCGGCGAATCGACGCTCGCGCGCGCCCACGCGACGGCATCGGCCACATCCTGCTCCGTAAGGTCGAGCTCGGCGAGCTTGGCGCGCACCGCGTCGGCACGCTGAATGCGTACAGGCGTGAGGATGATCTGGCCATTGCGGGCTTCCACCTCGAAGTAAGGGCCGGCACCGACCGCCTCGGTCACGCTCTTCGGAAGGGTGAGCTGGTTCTTGGAAGTCATTTTGGCGAGCATCTCGGCAACCCCGTAAGTAAGATTTCCTTACTCTATCGCTGTGCGTGAATCATTTCAATGCGCTTGACGGTGCCGATACGGCCCTGACGTCACGTCTTCGCGAATCGCAAAGTCCGGTGCCTTCGAGGTGACCGGTCACGCGGCAACCGCCGCATCGTATGGGATCCAGCGCATCTGGCGCGATTGCGGTATGCCGTCAGGGGGTCACCGGCTCGTCATATGGGATACTCCCGCCGCGCCATGACAAAGCACTCAACGCTCGAATCGCTGCAATAGTGCGACGACGTCGCCAACCACGGACACTGCATGAGCTCCCTGCCCAATGGACTGTACGACCGGCTTATCGACAGCGACCTCCGGGCGCTTCTCGGGGATCTCCTGATCAGCGGGAGCGCGAGCATCGAGCAACTCCCGCCGGCACAGCGCCGTCACCGGCTCGCGGCGGAGATCGCACGCCTTCTTCCGGAGCTGCTCGACGCCGTCAGCGAATCGGACGGCCAGGACAACAGCGAAGGGCGCGAACTCGAACTGATCAACCAGCTGCTGGCCATGATTCGGCGCCGCGGCGTCGAAACTCCGGAATGGCAGCCGCCGATCTCGACACTGCGCGCAATCCATCGCAACGGGACAGCCCCACCTCCCCCGCCGACAGGCCTTACCGCCCCTTGGCTCTTTACCGCCGGCCGGGCGGAGCCATCCCTGTTCGCGGAATTGCGCGCCGAGCTGGCCTCTGCAGACCGCGTGGACATCCTCGTGAGCTTCATCACCTGGAGCGGCCTGCGGAAAATCTGGGACGTGCTCGAATCGATCACCGTCGTCGGCGGAGACGGACAACCGCGCACCCGGGTGCGGGTGATCACGACAACCTATACCGGCGCCACCGAGGCACGCGCGGTCGAAGCCCTCGCGAAGTTGCCCGGCGTCGATCTGCGAGTCTCGCTCGACGGCCGCCGCAGCCGGCTGCATGCCAAAGCGTGGCTCTTTCATCGCCGGAGCGGCTTTGGCACGGCATTCGTCGGCAGCGCCAATCTGTCGGCTGCGGCCCTGGTGGGCGGCATCGAATGGACGGTGAAGTTCACCCAGACCGGTCAGGCGGACCTCCACGCCGCAGCCGAAGCGCACTTCGAGACCCTGTGGAACGATCCCGAGTTTCAACACTTCGACGTCAGCGACGACACCCAGGGTAGCCGCCTGCGCGCGGCGCTCGCCGAAGCCAGGGGCGCACCGGGCCGCTCGGGCGTCATCGCGCTACCGACCTGGTTCGACCTGCAGCCGAAAGCCTACCAGCAGGCGATGCTCGATCGCCTCGCCGCCGAGCGACGAAACGGCCGCACCCGAAATCTATTGGTTGCAGCCACAGGCACCG
Above is a genomic segment from Azoarcus sp. PA01 containing:
- a CDS encoding putative toxin-antitoxin system toxin component, PIN family encodes the protein MGQIEGRDSAAAVPRAVLDTNVVLSALVFGGGVPGALRRAWQRGDFLPLVSRVTAAELVRVLTYPKFKLGAGEQEELLADYLPFCETVTILDPPPRTPACRDAHDLPFLELAIAGDAAWLVTGDADLHAVAADFICPIVNAASFLEHLRRPDA
- a CDS encoding cytochrome C oxidase subunit IV family protein, whose product is MSETRKLDLAWITLVLLSIGSAGVGGAADPDLGVTAVIALVMGVKVRIVCTYFMELDMASPRIRRSMYAFCYGMPALVVLTSIFGDVIARLTAVLV
- a CDS encoding cytochrome c oxidase subunit 3 family protein; its protein translation is MNSAATFPLHASVPGRIPGNKAIWVGIYCEVTEFALMFLVYFIARAHHPGSFSGGPAQLSLLAGTAYTVALLTSGYCVARALVAMRGARRQACLRWLAAAFVIGAIYPVVKFFEVRWNLANGLDGDAGVFFVTYYYLTFNHLVHVFWGLLGLLWVMVRTGAGSYTAEEHDGLEAFACYWHTTDIIWLMIFPLFYMLR
- a CDS encoding AbrB/MazE/SpoVT family DNA-binding domain-containing protein produces the protein MLAKMTSKNQLTLPKSVTEAVGAGPYFEVEARNGQIILTPVRIQRADAVRAKLAELDLTEQDVADAVAWARASVDSPRGKQ